One Malania oleifera isolate guangnan ecotype guangnan chromosome 10, ASM2987363v1, whole genome shotgun sequence genomic region harbors:
- the LOC131166768 gene encoding zinc finger BED domain-containing protein RICESLEEPER 2-like yields MGDSVARVRDSVKYVRHSPARLKNFKHCAKVEKIECKKMLCLDVSTRWNSTYLMLDTAQRYEMAFERFRDEDPSFRIELETRDGIPSSFDWEQVRKFVMFLEHFYELTIRVSGDKGLLVGKKVQDTTMELFAEYKKLSQSKNEESNRSETSSSTCSTGQGEAAEQKFKVLYQKYKTQIGGGDNKSELDRYLGEDCEKDVEGFDILEWWRLNSQRFPVLSHMVRDVLAVPISTVASESAFSTGGRVLDAFRSSLTPKIVQTLICTQDWMRGSHTPIKVEEDIDGLKNLEKELSKVALESTIGE; encoded by the exons ATGGGGGATTCAGTTGCTCGTGTTAGAGACTCAGTCAAATATGTTAGGCATTCACCTGCTAGGTTGAAAAATTTCAAGCATTGCGCAAAAGTAGAAAAAATAGAATGCAAAAAAATGTTATGCCTAGATGTTAGCACTCGATGGAATTCTACTTATCTGATGCTAGACACAGCTCAAAGATATGAAATGGCTTTTGAAAGGTTTAGGGATGAAGATCCTTCATTTAGAATTGAGCTTGAGACTAGGGATGGCATACCAAGTAGTTTTGATTGGGAACAAGTTAGaaaatttgtgatgtttttgGAACACTTCTATGAACTCACTATACGAGTTTCAG GTGACAAAGGTTTATTGGTGGGGAAAAAGGTTCAGGATACAACAATGGAATTATTTGCTGAGTATAAAAAGTTGtcacaatctaaaaatgaagaatcaaatagAAGTGAAACTTCAAGCTCGACTTGCTCCACTGGTCAAGGTGAAGCAGCAGaacaaaagttcaaagttttGTATCAAAAGTACAAGACTCAAATTGGAGGTGGAGATAATAAATCAGAGTTGGATAGGTATTTGGGGGAGGATTGTGAAAAGGACGTGGAGGgctttgatattttggagtggtggAGGTTAAATAGTCAAAGGTTTCCCGTCCTTTCACATATGGTTCGTGATGTTTTAGCAGTACCCATCTCTACAGTTGCTTCAGAGTCTGCTTTTAGCACAGGGGGGCGTGTTCTCGATGCCTTTAGGAGTTCTTTGACTCCTAAAATTGTTCAAACTCTTATCTGTACACAAGATTGGATGCGGGGTTCACATACTCCAATTAAGGTTGAAGAAGACATAGATGGCcttaaaaatctagaaaaag AGTTGTCAAAGGTTGCATTGGAGTCCACAATTGGTGAATAA